One segment of Triticum aestivum cultivar Chinese Spring chromosome 2A, IWGSC CS RefSeq v2.1, whole genome shotgun sequence DNA contains the following:
- the LOC123185442 gene encoding serine carboxypeptidase-like 46 isoform X1: MHPGTSVAAVVCAAAALLISNGCLSMAMVEDKITALPGQPPVSFAQYSGYVEVDAMRKRSLFYYFAEAELDPATKPLVLWLNGGPGCSSVGVGAFSENGPFRPSGNALVGNEYSWNKEANMLYLESPAGVGFSYSTDPSFYGGVGDSMTARDNLRFLEGWFAKFPQYKGRDLYIAGESYAGHYVPQLAQRMVEFDDKEKLFNLKGIALGNPVLEFSTDFNSRAEFFWSHGLISDSTYNIFTTVCNYSRYVSEYYHGSISTVCDRVMSQVTRETSRFVDKYDVTLDVCISSVLMQSQVLTPSPNVSFFSITFAKEMYVTLSLTDNFLQSTEQLNRALDVCVEDETMNYLNRKDVQKAMHAQLNGVPKWTVCSSVLEYKQLDLQIPTINIVGALVKSGIPVLVYSGDQDSVIPLTGSRTLVHRLAKRLRLNATVPYRVWFQGKQVGGWTQVFSDVLSFATIRGASHEAPFSQPERSLVLFRAFLASRPLPESFE; this comes from the exons ATGCACCCGGGCACCTCCGTCGCTGCGGTGGTCTGTGCGGCTGCTGCGCTGCTCATCAGCAATGGCTGCCTCTCCATGGCCATGGTAGAGGACAAGATCACAGCGCTGCCGGGGCAGCCACCGGTGAGCTTCGCGCAGTACTCCGGATACGTGGAGGTGGACGCCATGAGGAAGAGGTCGCTCTTCTACTACTTCGCCGAGGCAGAGCTAGATCCGGCCACCAAACCCCTCGTCCTCTGGCTAAATGGAG GACCCGGATGTTCATCTGTGGGGGTGGGAGCATTCTCAGAGAATGGGCCATTCAGGCCCAGTGGCAATGCCCTTGTGGGCAATGAGTATAGCTGGAACAAAG AGGCCAACATGCTCTATCTGGAGAGCCCTGCAGGGGTGGGCTTCTCCTACTCCACTGATCCTTCCTTCTATGGGGGTGTTGGTGACAGCATGACAG CCAGGGATAATTTAAGGTTCTTGGAAGGCTGGTTTGCCAAGTTCCCACAGTACAAGGGCAGGGACTTGTACATCGCAGGAGAGAGCTATGCTG GCCACTACGTTCCGCAACTAGCGCAGCGCATGGTTGAATTCGACGACAAGGAGAAGCTGTTCAATCTGAAAGGCATTGCT TTGGGCAATCCTGTTCTCGAATTCTCGACTGACTTCAACTCAAGAGCCGAGTTCTTCTGGTCACATGGGCTGATATCGGACTCAACTTACAACATCTTCACGACGGTTTGCAACTACTCACGGTATGTGAGCGAGTATTACCACGGCTCCATCAGCACGGTTTGCGACAGGGTGATGAGCCAAGTGACCAGAGAGACGAGCAGATTCGTGGACAAGTACGATGTCACCCTGGACGTCTGCATTTCTTCGGTGTTGATGCAGTCCCAAGTGCTCACCCCAAGCCCAAATGTATCGTTTTTCAGCATTACCTTTGCTAAGGAGATGTATGTAACCCTGTCATTGACGGACAATTTTTTGCAGTCTACCGAGCAATTGAACAGGGCGCTCGACGTGTGCGTCGAGGACGAGACGATGAACTACCTCAACCGAAAAGATGTGCAAAAGGCAATGCACGCTCAGCTCAACGGCGTGCCCAAGTGGACGGTCTGCAGCAG TGTTCTTGAGTACAAACAGCTGGACCTGCAGATCCCGACCATCAACATCGTCGGCGCGCTCGTCAAGTCTGGCATCCCGGTGCTAGTTTACAG CGGTGATCAGGACTCGGTGATCCCCCTGACGGGCAGCAGGACGCTGGTgcaccgcctggccaagaggctcCGGCTGAACGCAACGGTGCCATACCGGGTCTGGTTCCAAGGGAAGCAG GTTGGTGGATGGACGCAGGTGTTCAGCGACGTGCTGTCCTTCGCGACCATCCGGGGCGCGTCGCACGAGGCGCCCTTCTCGCAGCCGGAGAGGTCCCTCGTGCTCTTCAGGGCGTTCCTCGCCAGCCGGCCGCTGCCGGAATCGTTCGAATGA
- the LOC123185442 gene encoding serine carboxypeptidase-like 45 isoform X3 has protein sequence MHPGTSVAAVVCAAAALLISNGCLSMAMVEDKITALPGQPPVSFAQYSGYVEVDAMRKRSLFYYFAEAELDPATKPLVLWLNGGPGCSSVGVGAFSENGPFRPSGNALVGNEYSWNKEANMLYLESPAGVGFSYSTDPSFYGGVGDSMTARDNLRFLEGWFAKFPQYKGRDLYIAGESYAGHYVPQLAQRMVEFDDKEKLFNLKGIALGNPVLEFSTDFNSRAEFFWSHGLISDSTYNIFTTVCNYSRYVSEYYHGSISTVCDRVMSQVTRETSRFVDKYDVTLDVCISSVLMQSQSTEQLNRALDVCVEDETMNYLNRKDVQKAMHAQLNGVPKWTVCSSVLEYKQLDLQIPTINIVGALVKSGIPVLVYSGDQDSVIPLTGSRTLVHRLAKRLRLNATVPYRVWFQGKQVGGWTQVFSDVLSFATIRGASHEAPFSQPERSLVLFRAFLASRPLPESFE, from the exons ATGCACCCGGGCACCTCCGTCGCTGCGGTGGTCTGTGCGGCTGCTGCGCTGCTCATCAGCAATGGCTGCCTCTCCATGGCCATGGTAGAGGACAAGATCACAGCGCTGCCGGGGCAGCCACCGGTGAGCTTCGCGCAGTACTCCGGATACGTGGAGGTGGACGCCATGAGGAAGAGGTCGCTCTTCTACTACTTCGCCGAGGCAGAGCTAGATCCGGCCACCAAACCCCTCGTCCTCTGGCTAAATGGAG GACCCGGATGTTCATCTGTGGGGGTGGGAGCATTCTCAGAGAATGGGCCATTCAGGCCCAGTGGCAATGCCCTTGTGGGCAATGAGTATAGCTGGAACAAAG AGGCCAACATGCTCTATCTGGAGAGCCCTGCAGGGGTGGGCTTCTCCTACTCCACTGATCCTTCCTTCTATGGGGGTGTTGGTGACAGCATGACAG CCAGGGATAATTTAAGGTTCTTGGAAGGCTGGTTTGCCAAGTTCCCACAGTACAAGGGCAGGGACTTGTACATCGCAGGAGAGAGCTATGCTG GCCACTACGTTCCGCAACTAGCGCAGCGCATGGTTGAATTCGACGACAAGGAGAAGCTGTTCAATCTGAAAGGCATTGCT TTGGGCAATCCTGTTCTCGAATTCTCGACTGACTTCAACTCAAGAGCCGAGTTCTTCTGGTCACATGGGCTGATATCGGACTCAACTTACAACATCTTCACGACGGTTTGCAACTACTCACGGTATGTGAGCGAGTATTACCACGGCTCCATCAGCACGGTTTGCGACAGGGTGATGAGCCAAGTGACCAGAGAGACGAGCAGATTCGTGGACAAGTACGATGTCACCCTGGACGTCTGCATTTCTTCGGTGTTGATGCAGTCCCAA TCTACCGAGCAATTGAACAGGGCGCTCGACGTGTGCGTCGAGGACGAGACGATGAACTACCTCAACCGAAAAGATGTGCAAAAGGCAATGCACGCTCAGCTCAACGGCGTGCCCAAGTGGACGGTCTGCAGCAG TGTTCTTGAGTACAAACAGCTGGACCTGCAGATCCCGACCATCAACATCGTCGGCGCGCTCGTCAAGTCTGGCATCCCGGTGCTAGTTTACAG CGGTGATCAGGACTCGGTGATCCCCCTGACGGGCAGCAGGACGCTGGTgcaccgcctggccaagaggctcCGGCTGAACGCAACGGTGCCATACCGGGTCTGGTTCCAAGGGAAGCAG GTTGGTGGATGGACGCAGGTGTTCAGCGACGTGCTGTCCTTCGCGACCATCCGGGGCGCGTCGCACGAGGCGCCCTTCTCGCAGCCGGAGAGGTCCCTCGTGCTCTTCAGGGCGTTCCTCGCCAGCCGGCCGCTGCCGGAATCGTTCGAATGA
- the LOC123185442 gene encoding serine carboxypeptidase-like 45 isoform X2 encodes MHPGTSVAAVVCAAAALLISNGCLSMAMVEDKITALPGQPPVSFAQYSGYVEVDAMRKRSLFYYFAEAELDPATKPLVLWLNGGPGCSSVGVGAFSENGPFRPSGNALVGNEYSWNKEANMLYLESPAGVGFSYSTDPSFYGGVGDSMTARDNLRFLEGWFAKFPQYKGRDLYIAGESYAGHYVPQLAQRMVEFDDKEKLFNLKGIALGNPVLEFSTDFNSRAEFFWSHGLISDSTYNIFTTVCNYSRYVSEYYHGSISTVCDRVMSQVTRETSRFVDKYDVTLDVCISSVLMQSQVLTPSPNSTEQLNRALDVCVEDETMNYLNRKDVQKAMHAQLNGVPKWTVCSSVLEYKQLDLQIPTINIVGALVKSGIPVLVYSGDQDSVIPLTGSRTLVHRLAKRLRLNATVPYRVWFQGKQVGGWTQVFSDVLSFATIRGASHEAPFSQPERSLVLFRAFLASRPLPESFE; translated from the exons ATGCACCCGGGCACCTCCGTCGCTGCGGTGGTCTGTGCGGCTGCTGCGCTGCTCATCAGCAATGGCTGCCTCTCCATGGCCATGGTAGAGGACAAGATCACAGCGCTGCCGGGGCAGCCACCGGTGAGCTTCGCGCAGTACTCCGGATACGTGGAGGTGGACGCCATGAGGAAGAGGTCGCTCTTCTACTACTTCGCCGAGGCAGAGCTAGATCCGGCCACCAAACCCCTCGTCCTCTGGCTAAATGGAG GACCCGGATGTTCATCTGTGGGGGTGGGAGCATTCTCAGAGAATGGGCCATTCAGGCCCAGTGGCAATGCCCTTGTGGGCAATGAGTATAGCTGGAACAAAG AGGCCAACATGCTCTATCTGGAGAGCCCTGCAGGGGTGGGCTTCTCCTACTCCACTGATCCTTCCTTCTATGGGGGTGTTGGTGACAGCATGACAG CCAGGGATAATTTAAGGTTCTTGGAAGGCTGGTTTGCCAAGTTCCCACAGTACAAGGGCAGGGACTTGTACATCGCAGGAGAGAGCTATGCTG GCCACTACGTTCCGCAACTAGCGCAGCGCATGGTTGAATTCGACGACAAGGAGAAGCTGTTCAATCTGAAAGGCATTGCT TTGGGCAATCCTGTTCTCGAATTCTCGACTGACTTCAACTCAAGAGCCGAGTTCTTCTGGTCACATGGGCTGATATCGGACTCAACTTACAACATCTTCACGACGGTTTGCAACTACTCACGGTATGTGAGCGAGTATTACCACGGCTCCATCAGCACGGTTTGCGACAGGGTGATGAGCCAAGTGACCAGAGAGACGAGCAGATTCGTGGACAAGTACGATGTCACCCTGGACGTCTGCATTTCTTCGGTGTTGATGCAGTCCCAAGTGCTCACCCCAAGCCCAAAT TCTACCGAGCAATTGAACAGGGCGCTCGACGTGTGCGTCGAGGACGAGACGATGAACTACCTCAACCGAAAAGATGTGCAAAAGGCAATGCACGCTCAGCTCAACGGCGTGCCCAAGTGGACGGTCTGCAGCAG TGTTCTTGAGTACAAACAGCTGGACCTGCAGATCCCGACCATCAACATCGTCGGCGCGCTCGTCAAGTCTGGCATCCCGGTGCTAGTTTACAG CGGTGATCAGGACTCGGTGATCCCCCTGACGGGCAGCAGGACGCTGGTgcaccgcctggccaagaggctcCGGCTGAACGCAACGGTGCCATACCGGGTCTGGTTCCAAGGGAAGCAG GTTGGTGGATGGACGCAGGTGTTCAGCGACGTGCTGTCCTTCGCGACCATCCGGGGCGCGTCGCACGAGGCGCCCTTCTCGCAGCCGGAGAGGTCCCTCGTGCTCTTCAGGGCGTTCCTCGCCAGCCGGCCGCTGCCGGAATCGTTCGAATGA